In the genome of Bacteroidales bacterium, one region contains:
- a CDS encoding FeoB-associated Cys-rich membrane protein: MIQEIITLLIIAGAVGYFVYSMYRTFVPKKGKVKTMGCPGCSSECNLHKG; encoded by the coding sequence ATGATACAGGAAATTATTACATTACTTATAATAGCAGGTGCAGTAGGATACTTTGTTTACTCAATGTATAGGACTTTTGTACCAAAAAAAGGGAAAGTAAAAACAATGGGGTGTCCTGGATGCAGTTCAGAATGTAATCTTCATAAGGGTTAA
- a CDS encoding transcriptional regulator, with amino-acid sequence MKDLITNLNRHFENRIRLGIMSMLMVNDWVDFNTLKETLDITDGNLASHMKALENEVYVEIKKQFLNKKPNTTYRATIGGRKAFNDHLSALEKLINAGR; translated from the coding sequence ATGAAAGATTTGATAACAAATCTAAATAGGCATTTCGAGAACCGTATTAGGTTAGGTATCATGTCGATGCTTATGGTTAACGATTGGGTAGATTTTAATACCTTGAAGGAGACTTTAGATATCACCGATGGTAATTTAGCAAGCCATATGAAAGCACTTGAAAATGAGGTTTATGTTGAAATTAAAAAGCAGTTTCTAAATAAAAAACCTAACACTACCTATAGGGCTACAATTGGCGGGAGAAAAGCCTTTAATGATCATTTATCAGCATTAGAAAAGTTAATAAACGCAGGACGATAA
- the feoB gene encoding ferrous iron transport protein B, whose product MRLSELQNGEYGIISKVRGRGAFRKRITEMGFVKGQKVTVIKNAPLKDPIEYKVMGYEVSLRRKESSLVEVVTPNEAKELLKSNYSGVLPPEPESEILETGAKAQSKVINIALVGNPNAGKTTLFNYASGSHEHVGNYGGVTVDSKNAKFTYKGYTFNITDLPGTYSLTAYTPEEVYVRRYIHENTPDVVVNVVDASNLERNLYLTTQLIDMDIKVVVALNMYDELLQQGDSFDFKSLGKMIGIPFVPTVSSKGKGITSVFDTVINVFADKDKTIRHVHINYGEHIERSIQVIQQRVKENCNITIDYSSRYLSIKLLEKDKLVHKLLAKSENYEEIKKLTEQEIKTLESIFNEDSETLITDAKYGFIAGALKETLHEGTEKRHKTTEIVDTLMTHKVFGFPIFIFFMWFTFFTTFTLGDYPMHWIESGVQLFSNALSNLLADGPLKDLLIGGIINGVGSVIVFLPNILILFFFISILEDTGYMARAAFIMDKLMHKIGLHGKSFIPLVMGFGCNVPAIMATRTIENRNNRILTMLITPFMSCSARLPVYILIIGAFFPNHASTMLFAIYMTGILLAIGTALVFKRTYFRTDDIPFVMELPPYRIPTLRSTIRHMWNKGSQYLRKMGGVILIAVIFIWALGYYPRDVKYSKDYDAQISKKVSLIENTKNDSVATAKITEQIKILATDKESERQAQSYLGRVGKFIEPAIAPLGFDWKMGVSLLSGIAAKEIVVSTLGVLYQADKDADEHSSTLIGKLKNETYKSGSKVGTKVFNPLNAFTFLLFILIYFPCVAVIAAIKKESGSWKWAAFTIISTTLMAWLVAFSVYQIGSLFI is encoded by the coding sequence ATGAGATTATCAGAACTACAAAACGGCGAATACGGAATTATATCAAAGGTAAGAGGACGTGGAGCTTTTCGTAAGCGTATTACAGAAATGGGCTTTGTTAAAGGGCAAAAAGTTACAGTTATCAAAAACGCACCACTTAAAGACCCCATTGAATATAAGGTTATGGGTTACGAGGTTTCTCTCCGAAGAAAGGAATCATCACTGGTAGAGGTTGTTACACCTAATGAAGCAAAAGAATTACTAAAATCCAACTACAGTGGAGTTTTGCCACCAGAGCCTGAATCAGAAATTCTTGAGACAGGTGCTAAAGCACAAAGTAAAGTAATAAACATCGCGCTGGTTGGGAATCCCAATGCTGGAAAAACAACTCTTTTTAATTATGCATCAGGTTCGCACGAACATGTTGGTAATTATGGTGGTGTTACCGTAGATTCAAAGAATGCCAAATTCACATATAAGGGTTACACTTTTAATATTACAGATTTACCAGGTACATACTCCTTAACAGCATATACTCCTGAGGAGGTTTATGTTCGGCGATATATACACGAAAACACCCCAGATGTAGTTGTAAATGTTGTTGATGCATCTAACCTTGAGCGCAATCTATACCTTACCACTCAGCTAATTGATATGGATATCAAGGTGGTAGTGGCACTCAACATGTATGATGAACTTTTACAACAAGGTGATAGTTTCGATTTTAAGTCGCTAGGCAAAATGATTGGAATTCCTTTTGTACCCACAGTAAGTTCAAAAGGTAAAGGGATAACAAGCGTTTTCGATACTGTAATTAATGTATTTGCCGATAAGGATAAAACCATACGCCATGTCCATATCAACTATGGTGAACATATTGAACGTTCGATACAGGTCATTCAGCAGAGGGTAAAAGAGAATTGCAATATCACCATAGATTATTCAAGTAGATATTTATCCATTAAACTTCTTGAAAAGGATAAGTTGGTTCACAAACTACTAGCGAAATCCGAAAACTATGAGGAAATAAAAAAGTTGACCGAGCAGGAGATCAAAACACTTGAATCAATATTTAATGAGGATTCCGAAACTCTCATCACCGATGCTAAATATGGATTTATTGCTGGTGCTTTGAAGGAGACTCTTCATGAAGGGACAGAAAAAAGGCATAAAACAACTGAGATTGTCGATACCCTTATGACTCATAAGGTCTTCGGGTTTCCAATTTTTATCTTCTTCATGTGGTTTACCTTTTTTACCACTTTTACGCTTGGTGATTACCCTATGCATTGGATCGAAAGTGGTGTACAACTTTTTAGTAATGCACTTAGCAATCTTTTGGCAGATGGCCCTCTAAAGGATCTTTTAATTGGAGGAATAATAAACGGCGTTGGAAGTGTAATCGTATTTCTTCCGAATATTTTGATACTCTTTTTCTTTATCTCAATACTTGAGGATACAGGATACATGGCACGTGCAGCATTTATAATGGATAAACTGATGCACAAAATAGGCTTACACGGAAAATCATTTATTCCACTCGTTATGGGTTTTGGTTGTAATGTACCTGCAATTATGGCAACCCGTACTATAGAGAATAGGAATAATAGGATTCTTACCATGCTCATAACTCCATTCATGAGCTGTAGTGCACGACTACCTGTTTACATCCTAATCATAGGTGCATTTTTCCCTAACCATGCAAGCACCATGCTCTTTGCCATTTATATGACAGGTATTCTGCTAGCCATAGGGACTGCCTTAGTCTTCAAACGCACATATTTTCGCACCGATGATATTCCGTTTGTAATGGAACTCCCACCCTACCGCATACCAACACTTCGTTCAACGATAAGGCATATGTGGAATAAAGGTTCACAATATCTTAGAAAAATGGGAGGTGTTATTCTAATTGCGGTTATTTTCATTTGGGCACTCGGATATTATCCTAGAGATGTTAAGTATTCAAAGGATTATGATGCTCAGATATCAAAAAAAGTATCATTAATTGAAAATACAAAAAATGATTCTGTTGCAACAGCAAAAATAACAGAACAAATTAAAATATTAGCAACCGATAAAGAATCGGAACGACAGGCACAATCGTATCTTGGAAGAGTTGGTAAGTTTATAGAACCAGCCATAGCACCTCTGGGTTTCGATTGGAAAATGGGCGTTAGTCTACTATCGGGTATTGCCGCTAAAGAGATAGTTGTTAGCACTCTTGGCGTTCTCTATCAGGCAGATAAAGATGCGGATGAACACTCATCAACCTTAATAGGAAAACTTAAGAACGAAACCTACAAATCAGGCTCTAAGGTTGGAACGAAAGTGTTCAATCCCTTAAATGCCTTTACTTTCCTTCTATTCATTCTGATATATTTTCCATGCGTTGCAGTGATTGCAGCAATCAAAAAAGAATCGGGAAGCTGGAAATGGGCAGCATTTACAATTATCTCGACCACTCTAATGGCTTGGTTAGTGGCCTTTAGCGTTTACCAGATTGGAAGTTTATTTATATAA
- the creD gene encoding cell envelope integrity protein CreD — protein MTQETQSFTERNAVLIKVMAISFLTLMLLIPISMIRSLVMERQTRQMEATTEISSKWGFEQRLVGPILTIPFVTYDLDKDSKRVNIARHMAYFLPESLKIIGTMNPEVKKRGIFQVALYTTNLKVDGFFKSPQINISDKNFEINWQDAFLTIGISDLRGIKEDIKFKWNSNEMICEPGVRIENMIESGVTINKPLQTDSSIKEYQFSFNLSLNGSKRLSFVPIGKETGVTLNSSWTNPSFDGSFLPEDSKIKSDGFKADWKVLELNRNFPQKWIDSNFKIEDSTFGVSLLLPGETYQLTERSIKYAILFIALTFTVFFFVEIMRKLKVHPIQYVLVGFSLCLFYLLLLSLSEQIGFGLAYLIASAGIVIMIASYSRGIFKSNRLTIILISILVLLYGFLYILLQLQDFALLMGSVGLFVILASVMYLSRKIDWYAIGGMAKNTNE, from the coding sequence ATGACACAAGAAACCCAATCATTCACCGAAAGAAATGCTGTACTTATTAAGGTTATGGCTATTTCATTTCTAACATTGATGCTTCTAATCCCAATATCAATGATTCGTTCATTGGTTATGGAGCGGCAAACAAGGCAGATGGAAGCCACGACTGAGATTAGTTCTAAGTGGGGCTTTGAGCAGAGACTAGTTGGGCCTATTCTTACTATTCCCTTTGTAACCTATGATTTAGATAAAGATTCAAAAAGGGTAAATATTGCGAGACACATGGCCTATTTCCTTCCCGAAAGTCTCAAAATCATTGGCACTATGAACCCTGAAGTAAAAAAGCGAGGGATATTCCAAGTTGCACTTTATACTACAAATCTGAAGGTCGACGGATTTTTCAAATCACCCCAGATTAACATTAGCGATAAAAATTTCGAAATCAACTGGCAGGACGCTTTTCTTACCATTGGAATTTCCGATTTACGTGGTATTAAGGAGGATATCAAATTCAAATGGAATAGCAATGAGATGATTTGCGAACCAGGAGTGAGAATCGAAAACATGATTGAATCTGGAGTAACAATTAATAAACCGTTGCAAACTGATTCATCAATCAAAGAGTATCAATTCTCATTCAATTTATCGCTGAATGGTTCTAAAAGGTTAAGTTTTGTACCAATAGGGAAGGAAACCGGCGTAACTCTTAATTCCTCATGGACAAACCCTAGTTTTGATGGTTCATTCCTACCCGAGGATAGTAAAATTAAATCGGATGGTTTCAAAGCTGATTGGAAGGTTTTGGAATTAAACCGAAACTTCCCTCAGAAATGGATTGATAGTAATTTCAAAATAGAAGATTCAACCTTTGGTGTAAGTTTACTTCTTCCTGGGGAAACTTACCAATTAACAGAAAGGTCGATAAAATATGCAATTTTGTTTATTGCACTAACTTTCACTGTATTCTTTTTTGTTGAAATAATGCGGAAGTTAAAAGTTCACCCAATTCAATATGTACTAGTTGGATTCAGCTTATGCTTGTTCTATCTATTACTTCTATCATTGTCGGAGCAGATTGGCTTTGGACTTGCTTACTTAATTGCAAGTGCTGGAATAGTTATAATGATTGCCAGTTATTCAAGAGGCATTTTTAAAAGCAATCGACTTACAATTATTTTGATTTCCATTCTGGTTTTGCTCTATGGTTTCCTATACATTTTATTACAATTGCAAGATTTTGCATTACTAATGGGAAGCGTAGGTTTATTCGTAATATTAGCTTCGGTAATGTACCTATCACGAAAAATAGATTGGTATGCAATTGGAGGAATGGCTAAAAATACAAACGAATAA
- a CDS encoding ATP-binding protein: MIGRNIEKLICEHLFQKKAILLFGARQVGKTTLLENLNCLKDVKTLFLTGDEADVREMLTNATSTRLQSYFVDNTVVVIDEAQQIPNIGTTIKLITDKLKQIQVIATGSSAFELANRLNEPLTGRKFEFYVYPLSFGEMVNHHGLINETRLIENRLVFGYYPEVVTNSGKEEKFLRLIANSYLYKDLLALENIKRSSLLEKILKALALQIGSEVSYNEIAQLVGTDSKTVEKYINLLEKAYIIIKLPALNRNVRNEIKKGKKIYFWDNGIRNAVISNYNPISSRTDAGVLWENFLVSERMKQNQYLQRNVACYFWRTNQQQEIDFIEDDNGILKAFEFKINPKVKIKLSKTFGDAYNVTELATISPKNIEEFLSH, from the coding sequence ATGATAGGTCGTAATATAGAAAAACTTATTTGTGAACACCTTTTTCAGAAGAAGGCAATTCTGCTCTTTGGTGCTCGACAGGTTGGTAAAACAACTCTACTCGAAAACCTGAACTGCCTTAAAGATGTTAAAACTCTATTCCTAACAGGTGATGAAGCCGATGTTCGAGAAATGCTTACGAATGCAACATCTACCCGTTTGCAATCCTATTTTGTTGATAATACAGTAGTTGTTATAGATGAAGCACAACAAATACCAAACATAGGTACAACTATAAAGTTAATTACCGATAAACTAAAACAAATTCAGGTTATTGCCACAGGTTCATCGGCGTTTGAACTAGCAAATCGGCTAAATGAGCCTTTAACTGGAAGAAAATTCGAGTTTTATGTTTACCCATTATCATTTGGCGAAATGGTTAACCACCATGGATTAATCAATGAAACTCGATTAATTGAAAATCGTTTGGTGTTTGGTTATTATCCCGAAGTTGTCACTAATTCTGGTAAGGAGGAGAAGTTCTTACGATTAATTGCTAATAGTTATTTATATAAGGATTTGTTAGCACTCGAAAATATTAAACGCTCATCACTCCTAGAAAAAATCTTAAAAGCCCTTGCTTTACAAATTGGAAGTGAAGTTTCATATAACGAAATTGCACAGCTAGTTGGAACAGATAGCAAGACTGTTGAGAAATACATCAATTTATTAGAAAAGGCATATATCATCATCAAGTTACCGGCGTTGAATCGTAATGTTCGAAATGAAATAAAGAAGGGTAAGAAAATCTATTTTTGGGATAATGGGATACGTAATGCTGTGATTTCGAATTACAATCCCATTAGTTCAAGGACTGATGCAGGAGTTCTATGGGAAAATTTTTTGGTAAGTGAACGAATGAAGCAAAACCAGTATTTACAGCGGAATGTTGCTTGTTACTTCTGGCGTACAAATCAACAACAGGAGATCGATTTTATTGAAGATGATAATGGAATATTAAAAGCATTTGAGTTTAAAATTAATCCGAAAGTTAAGATTAAACTGTCAAAAACATTTGGGGATGCTTATAATGTAACGGAGTTAGCGACTATTAGCCCAAAAAATATTGAGGAATTTTTGTCTCATTAG